The region gtttatgaagtaaaaaACCAAGTTGTTATTAAATTCAGAGGCTGATCCAGAATTTGATGTTTATGAGTTCTGGATTCTAGTAAATGTAGTTTACTgggttttgaataaattatttatcgtgATGCAGTATGGACAAAGGAGAATGGAGTCCTGCTAGTAGGGACCAATACAATCTTCGTGATGCGGTTTCACGTTGCACAACTCAGGTAAGATTCTAagcaaagaaaaaataagaggaagAATATTTGATCTTACTCTCCTCCAACATTTATGAGAAGGGAAAATTAACatgagaaaattttgaaaaatgcagGTGTATCCTATGTCATGGACCGCAGTTTATGTGGCACTTGACAATGTGGGAATGTGGAATCTAAGGTCTGAGTTTTGGGCTCGACAGTACCTGGGACAACAGTTATACATGAGAGTTTACACCACATCGACCTCTTTACGAGATGAATATCCCATTCCGAGGAACGCTCTTCTATGTGGCAAGGTGGCTGGCAGGCGCACACGTCCTGTTTTAACATAAATGGAAAATCAAAACGTTTCGTAgtaagttgttgttgttatcggTTTTGGCCATCGTAGATCAGGCAAAGTGAAAAAAGTTATGGATTAGATTTGATTTATAATAAGGTTCTGGTGTgctgttatatatatacagcCTCAGAGAGCAATGTTAGGATTAAGTAATAGTACTTGCTTATTAATGCTCCTATTAGTTTACAACCTTCTAGCTCAAATCACTTTGCTCAAGGTCCTATTCATTCTCTGTTCCCACAGACCATTGCATTATCTTGAATCTATAACAAATGAATTGCTGTTTTCCTATCTATGCGCGAAATTtatgcttttttattttgttttatgtcTACTTCAATTCTTTTCATGACCAGAAGTTATGGTCAAATATATGCTTCACAAAGTCGATGGATCAAAAAATTTATGGTGGCAGCTCTCACGGTAGCCAGTGGCGGAGCCGCCAGGATTTTCTGTAAGGggatttaaaatataaaaaagtaaacacatgAAGGAGTAAGACTATTCAACAtctaccatatatatatagaaaataattttgacctTCTATacatacaatgtaattttcctATGAAGGGGGGTTCGGATTGTCCCCCAGCTGTGCCGATGATGGTAGCCACAAAAGCGATAACTTTTTGCATGAAATCTCTAACTTTTGCAGCGATCAGTGGAGTTGCCACCAAACCTCATATCTTGTAGTGTTATCaataacaacatgaaaatactaGGTGCATTTCTATAATCTTCTTTCACAGATGAACTATTTTGTTAACAGTATCTTTGAGTCCACTGCTTAAGTAGAAGCGTCTTGTAGTTGTAGTTCTCTCTTCGGGACATCCGATAAAATTAGACACCTACTAGTAGTTCAGATTTAGTTCTTATAGCGCTTTTGGCAGTGGTAAATTGGGCTTAAACGGAGGATCATAGCCGTTGGAGGGACTTTTCATATTTCCACTCTCTTTTATGTGTGACCAGTCTCGAACTTACAGAAGCAATATTAGAGAGTCTTTGAGTTGTTTTAGTCCAACGTAAGTAAACATAAAAAAGAACGAATTCCTGTTCATAGATAGGAAAacaaatattctttttattctAAAAATCAAGACAACTAAAACAACGAGAATAGAACTGAATGCAATTTTTAGTGTAAACAGAGAATGGACCTTATGTTAAGGCCAATCAAACTAGAAGTGGTAAACTAATTCTAGCACTAATGAGCTATTACTTAATCCTAACCTTCCTATCTGAGGTTGTCTGTATAACAGCACCCAACAATCATACGTAAATCAAGTTTTTTCTCTATTTCAGTTGCAGCTTAGCTTAAAAACGGCTTGTGTTGCGGTCAGCCACCTTGCCACATAAAAGAGCATTAACTGGAATCGGTAATTCATCTCGGTAAGAGGTTGATGTTGTGTAGACCCTCATGTATAACTGTTGTCCGAGATATCGTCGAGCCCAAAACTCAGATCTTATGTTCCACATTCCCACATTGTCCAATGCAATGTATATTGCTGTCCATGACCTGGGATACACCTGCATTTTCCCACATTTTCTCGTGTTAATTTTTCGTTCTCTTTAATGTtgggtaaaataatttcaaattgtACTCcgtccgtcccaatttatgtgacactttttcccttttagtcagtcccaaaaagaataaaaatttctatatttggtaacaatttaacttcagACTTCCCATACCCGTAATGAGATAATTTATGGCCAAACTAATatttatggcttattttagatcacGAGTTTCAATAGTCATCCTTTCTTTCTCAATCTCCaaaacaccttcatatataaattgagacggaggaagCATGAATTCATCTGATCACCTGAGTTGTGCAACGTGAAACTGCATCGCGAAGATTGTATTGATTCCTTTTTGCAGGACTCCATCGTCCTCCGTCCATGCTGCATTTAACATCAAGAGTAATTAACATTCGAAGTCGAACATAAGTGCATAGTAATAGCTAGAAACTGGGAGTGATTTGTGTTCTCTTCATAAACTTACCCTACTACCCAGAAGGAGTAGCCGGCAGTATGCCAGCTTTGGACAATCCTCTCCTTATTCTCGAATATAATCTCAATGAATGTCCTGTAGTCAGTTTGCAAAACAGATGTGTCGAGGTGAATTCCTCCACCGGGTGGGGCATCAGGTATGTTTCCGGGGTGGAACCCTCCAATCATGAAGTAGTCAGCAAGCTTGAGCGGAGTATCAGTGGGCACAAAGGACACACTGTTGACAGCATATCTCTGCTCGCCATTCACCAGACCAGCAGAAGTAGCAAGTCTGATAGTTCTAGTTGTATTAATCATACCATAATGGTACGCACCTTGTGGGTTAGGCCTTGGTCCATTAGCGGTCAAGTTGGTCCTAATTAAGACACGAAAAATGAGCACCAAGTTAAGATGATCTTGACAAAAAGAGAAATATAACTAGTAAAGAGGTGAAAGCAAGTACACACCTGATAGAACGGGCCTGGTAAAGGGACCAACCAACTTCGATGGTTGGACCACTGGGGAGCGGGTCAGAGACCAGGCTGTTAGAGTTACTATAGTGAAGTACACTAGTCGTAGTAAGAATCTTAGACGTGAAACGGGATGAAACCACAATGTAGTAGTCCTTGGGAGCTTTATCAGCCGTGATTAGGACAGAGTAGGATTGTCCAACATGAACATCAAGTGAGGAATAAGTCTCTTGCATTGTGTGTGTACCCTCTACTTCAACCAACGTCATGTTGTGTCCTTGGATTCGGAAATTGAGTGAGTTTTCCAATCCAACATTAGATATCCTCAGTCTGTAAGTTTTCCCTGTATTCATACATAGAAATAATCATTGTTAGATTAACAGAAAACACTCTTCGTCAAAAATATTTCctatgatgttttttttttttttttcaagaaaaattgtaTTTACCTTGATCAACTGTGAAGGAAGCACCATTAGGGCCATGACCATTGATAAGAATGCCATCCGGAAAAGGCAACTTGTGGCCTCTGTCAAGAATAGCTCTAAGGTTCTGTAAAAATGGACATTtaaatagtaactggtaagcgTCAGAGCAAATTATTGACAAATATAAATGCCATGGTGTTTAGATTTTTCACttggtaaagttgttggttaATGTTCTAAAAAAATCCTAATAATGTTTCGTGTGGAGAAACACACTGTTGCAATTCTCGAAtaagaacattttttttttcattaaaacaCTCACGAAACACTGCACAGTCTTCCACTATCCAAACACAAGTTCAAGAACACGGGCGTTGCCTGTGTATTCCATGCTAATCGGTATAAATGAATAGAAAATTCaaagagaaaatgaaagttggaGGAAGAGAACTGCAATGCTAAGTGTATATTATtatgaagggaaaaaataaattggacACTATTTTATACCAAAAAACAGTAGATGGTGATTGTTAATAAAAATTTGCTGAAACAATAATATAGTAGTAGATACTCATGGAAATTGGAAAGTAAGAAAAGAGAAAACGAACTTATTTGCTAAATCTCTAATTTTAATGCTTTCCTCTATTGTTTCTCCTTTTCGTTATGCATATCTGATATTATTATACTAAACATTGAGAATGAAAAATTTCATAGCACTATGCTACATTAAACTGTGTGCATCAAATAGTTTAAGGCATGGAAAGCAAGAAATAACCATACATTTACAGCAATGGAACAAGCACATCAAAATCTCTTAAGATAAACAAAATCTAAATTAGAAATTCAATTAATATCATTTACAATAATACAACTCAGATCATTTTGAATCAGTTTAAATTCGAGAAACGATAAAAAGAGTAGAAGCAAAAAATACAAATTGAACTTCACGAAGCAGAAACTTTGAGGACTTATGATAtcgaatttcttctttttcttctatctATGGCTACAAGAACTCAATTTTGGAGTTCCTTTTGAGTAAATAATGTAACTCAATACTTTAtgcactctttttcttttcgtatttaattctcaaaagcaatagaAATCTATAAGAGAGTGTTATGTGCTTCCACTCTGTGTGTGCATGTTATTTCTCTTATTTGTTTCATCATCTTTCAAGTAATGGACTCTTTAACCTATAAATGAAATGGATTACAAAATTGTAATTTTGAATACGTCccttctcataaatacaaataaACAAAGAATGCTTACCAGAAAAAGAAGGAACCTTTGTGACAACTTCTGTTTCTCTAACTAATTTTATTGGATCACAACTACAGGTTTTGGTGttgtttctcttcttttatgttCTTTCCTATTCTTGTCACCATTTCTCAAAGTGAAAGAGAAtactccaaaagaaaaaaatgaacatttttAGGTTAGAATACCAACAGACATTCTTGTAACCTTTGGTAATTATTCTTTCATTAATGTGTGATTATATTGAGGATTTAACTGCAATAAGTAGGCATTTTATGTTATAGCCATTTCATGTTGGCTGATACATTTCATAGTTGTTAAAGCTATGTTATAAATAAAGGCTTTTTCTATAAAGGGtagtatatatttattataatgtGTATTACATCTTTGTCCAAAAGTATTAGAGTATGACAATTGTGTCTAATAGAAGGGCAATAATGTCATTAAACATTATAAGGGCATTTTAGTATTTCAATTTTCACACTTGGGTGTTcccacttttaatataatatgatgAGGATGTTTACCTTGAGATGAATAAGAGTATATTCATGTCGCTCTCACTTTAACGACTTGCAAGATTTAATCAAGGACACTGAGCGcataaaattcatttatattgTTAGATGGATAAAACTTAAATTAGTAGTGAAAGTAACAGTACCGTGTGATTCCTCTTGTACCAATCACCAATAAGGACGGCGAAATCGCCAGAATAAGCAGGGAGAGGAACAGGGACAAAAGGCCCGCTGAAGATCCTGATGCTACCAAAACCACCTGCAGCTTTGTGGAATCCAAGAGAAGGGAAGTAGTAAAAGCTCCCTATTTGATCCTTCATTTGTAAAGTGTACGTGAAATTCTTCCCTGGTGGTATTGGGCACGTCGTTCCCCATACCCCGTCTTCGTATGAGTTTCTCCTATTTTGCACTCCATTCCTGCATATATTTCACAAAACATTATGAAACATATTTCCAATAAACTGAGAAAACAGAAGAGAAAAGAGTTGAAACTAAACCAGTAATAACAATGGCAACTAGAATACCACTTAATACCCAAAAAAGATAATGTATAAACCATATGCTGATCTAAGTTATAACGAAGGATATAGTCCACAAGGAGTTATTTGAGTTGCTTGGAATATGTATAGTATTTGTATCCCTAGTTAGTGTTTGAATAAACGAATACTAGTATTGGcaattaaactaaaaataggACTTCCTCTGTCTCATTAAATGTGATGCATTTTAAGAAGGCAAAGCTTAATCAGATAATTTAACATGTGTAATACATTGATAAGAGTAGAAAAACATATCAAGCATGAGTTGATAACTTCAGAGTGATCAGGAGAAGAGCACTTCATATTAAATTATAactatttaaataaattttaattcttGAAAGAAGTGAGGCATTGAAGTATATTTTTGGCACACCTCGAAATAGAACTCCGTCATCTAAATTGCAGGAGGTATAACTACACTTTCAATTCATCTGACTATATATAATTTGGGAGGCAAAGGTGACAGAGTGATTTTCAGTGCAATACTTGAGATCCCTTCTATTTATACGGTGCAGAAGAGGAAAATAAATCAGTTGCACAACAAAGTTGGCTACAAATAATTTTTCTGTctacatgattatgattatactgtatatacaaggttgatacatcaATACCTATGATACAAGAAGCCTAGAAACTTTTCAACCTTTTAACCAAACAATAACTACTAGCAGTAAGTTTTGTTGCACTAAAGCATTTATCTTTATCATTATACCAGGACAAATGGAGGACCAAAATGCTCATTGTTCGCAGCTACGTCGTGAACTATGCAAAGCGTACATGATTAACGATGACTTTGTGCACAGAGTAACAACTCGAGAAGTTGCAATGGCAGGGGAAAGACATTTTTTCCTAATGCCAGTACTTCCTTGAAGACTCGGACGAAAGTAAGCGAAAgctgaattttgaaaaaaaaaatatactactaTATTAATGAGTTTCTAAGTCCCACAGTCACAAAGTGAGTACGTTGCATTTACTGACTTAAAATCTTAGATTTGTCTCTACCTCCACCGTTATATCTCATAGCTCTAAGCCCCAATTCCTTGGTGAAAAAAGCTATCACCTTTAAATCACcggaaaaataaaagaaggaacCGCTCGAAAGACACCGCACACTGATGGCTCGTAACtagaaaacataacaaaaatgtctctttttttttttttatatggaaAAATTTTGAGTAAATAATAACAATGTCTCCTAGCTTCAAAAGAATGGCTCCCAACTGAAAATTTCTCTCAATCTCTCTAACAAAAAGCCATTTTCCCTTTCGCAAAAAGTAAACTTGGACTTCTTTCCTAGCCAAAGGAGAATGAGACGAAGACcgaaagattaaaaaaaatacgtaATCTCGATATGACAAACATAATAAAACCATATCAAGGTCCAACTTGTACCACTCTCGTATGATGACATTGTCATTCCAAAAggttatttttcttatttacgtGTGATCTTGTTGAGATTAACTGAGAACAGTATGAAACATGTTGAAGTGTGTAACCATCTCATCTAACAAATTTAAGCGCTTTGCAAGGGTACACTTTTATTGATTTAAGTATGTCGAAAATAAATGAATGGGATAACTGAGGCAAATTTACCAGGAAATTAGAAAAGGCTCATCCAAGCTGTTGAAGACATTGACAATAACATTGTCATTGGTGACAGAGATAATGTCAGGACCAGGGAATTGGCCATTGATCAGAATTCCCTATACAGACAAAAACACGGAGTATTATAAGATCATCACACAAATATAAACCCCACGAACACCAAATCCCAAAATTGTTAAAGGACAATATATTCACATATTAGTAAATTTGTCCCCCGGAACCTATAGGTCACGAGTTCGAACGGTAAAATCAGTCAACTCATGCTTTCACCCCTTGGGTTGTGGCCCTTCCCAAACCTTGCATGAACGCATGATGCTTTGCTTTGTGCACTGGGCTGCATATATTACCGGAAATAACAGGGAAATTAAAGAAACCAACCTGTTGGGGAACACCTAGAGGAGAAATGGTTCCATATGTAACATTCCATTCAAAGAATCTGTAAGGACTCTCTGCTACTGCGTTCACAACTAGTAGGGAAACTAAAAATGCTATGGCTTTTTTTAGCTGCATCTTTTTTTCCTGTTGACTTGTTCTTTAAAGTTCTTGAATTTCACGTTTTAAGGAGAGTGATACTGTGAACACAGCATAGGATATTTAAGGTGTGTACAGATTCCTAAAAGCTGTGGACTCTCAGCTAGATTGCCACTAATcgttaaaaaataaattcattcCTTATctttaatatattatattaatttagtTATTGTATTAAGTTACATAAATTTTTTACTCtctccatttcattttatgtACGATGTACCACAATACCCTTTTAAAGTGGCTTTAAAGTTTAAATGGTCCATGTAGAACGTTAGAATTGGAGAGTtaacaaatatagaaagagaattCAACTTTTATCATCGTGTAGTTTAAGCTTACTTTGTGTGTGactaaaattttttaaaaaaattgagagtTCAAATTATTAATGAGGTTAAATTTAgtacaacttttattttatttttgatttattcttttggatatacaataaatattttgtatttaataattcacataatccttataactttttcttaatcaataaatataatacgGTGTATGaacttaatttttatatttttatatcagATATCACCCTTCAGGTTTGGCTTCATAATATCAACATCTTTGTGGTTAGCTATATTACGCTTCCCTCCCTTGTTATGACTTCTTTGTAACATTCATTTAACTTAATTATTATTaagtaaaaataattacaatatgAACAATTTGCCCTTTTTAACAGTattatactttttaaattaaataaaaaagttggGGTTTAAACCGCAACTAATTCCCTGAATTCTTCAGTTAGAGATTCGATAAGAAGCAAAAACTAGTACTAATAATTAATCGAGTAGTTTTGTAGCcgaagttttgtttgaatggaaTTGTGACACCAAAGCTCTTAAATGAAAGTTTTTATTTGTGGGGTATTTTTTCTATATAAGCTATTGTCATGATTTCATTTGTAAAAGTCAAATTTCACGTGGTCTGGGGAGGAATAGAAATTAATTGATACATACTATCTGGCCACAGTTAAGGAAATATTGCTATAGATTTGCCCATGGATTTGGAAGAACGATAACCAAGTAGATATTTTTTTCGCTGcaattaattaatacattaaaATATTACCAAGGACAAATTGGCCAATTTATAACTAATtcatattaatgataaatagtTTAAACTAATTGTTACAAAATTAAGGAACATAAGCTAATATCGTAAACCAATCGATGTTATGAGGTTAAATTTGGAGGAAGGTTTTTGGAATTATCCCTTAACTTAAAATCTAGTATATCTATTCTATTATAGATTGTTTAATATTTAGGCTCTTTGTTGTTCGGACTCTTTAAAAACGTTGTtgcacccgtgtcggatcctccaaacaTGTACTACTTTTGAAAGATCCGACACACATCCATCGACATTTTTAAAGAGTTTGTGCAACATAGTTTAGCAAAGAGTCAgttcaaattaaattaaattactcaTGAATTAAGTATACGAGTAGgaacgaaccttctataattgTTGCACATTACTCTCTCCGGTCCATAATAAGTATCGTGTTGCCTTTTAATTTTAgtccaaaataagtgttttattaacataattaagaagatattaattgttttcttctaaatttaccctatttaattttaaataaaatgagttttTATGCCGTTAAGAAACTGCTTCATGATAAAGTGAGTTGACATGAGCATTGAACTAGGTTCGGTTAGGTTTGACTCAGACGATACTAAGAATGTGCTCAGTAATTTACCAACTATATAGATAAAGTAGATCTGGATATATACACAGTTCAAAGCTCAATTTTGACTTATCAATTACTATCAGATCCAGGTCTACTGCCTACTGGGTGAGCAAATCTATGAAAATAGATCTTTGGAAGTACTCTTTTTATGTGGCATAAAACTGGGAGCAATTAAGAGTTTAAGACTTGAAGTGCACGTCATGCTGAGTTGTTGCACAAATAAATTGTTTACACCATGTGTTAATTAGCAGACAAGTTGACTTATACTTTTGTATatccttaaaaaaatactaatttctaaaaaaaaaaatatattgacaAAACTGCCCCTAATAATTGAACACTTAATAAGAGCAACtctgaaaaaaaattatttcttgatttgataagtgaatattctttttgacaaaaaaaagggctaagtggacactttttgtgatccggagggagtaataattaataaaataagttGTTTTAATGCAATAGAAAGTCAACTGGACTAAGTTCAAGTTAATCATAAAGCCTAAACccttataataataaaaaaaatctaaacctaaaaaaaaaaggtattggGATGGAGGCAAGCGTTTTTGGGGAAGGGGGAGAGtttgagatttaataaaatcaaCTACTTCATGATTTACCTTAATCACAAAATCGCCCAAGTGATATGAGAATTAAAAAACACCTAACCCGTGTGATAATCATTGTCCACACAATTTACATTCCTTGTCAGAAAACTAGAGCAAAatggggtgtgttggccgttGGGTacgaacaaaaatattttccacagTAAAATATTCTCCTAAGAAATAGGTGGAGttgttagtattatttttttaacgcaaaatggtaaaaaaaaaaaaataataataaagtccCTATCGTAATGAAAATGATTTAAGTTTGTTTGTCTTCCTTCCACCAATTGGCTCATAAttgcccttaacattaattttCGAGAAATAAGTGgatttattagtattatttttttaatggaaAATGGTAAAAAAATGTCTCtaacataatgaaaatgatttaAGTTTGTCATCGTTCCACCAATTGGATCATAATTGCCCTTAACGTTAATTTTCGGATTAAAAATGTCCGTCCTTCCACCATTTGGTCTTCAATTACCTTAGTATTTATTTTCGGATTAAAAATACACATCCTTttaatgaattatgaaatggaACGTGTAGGGctttattaaaataaatgacGCTAATTTATTGAgaaatgatcaaaatggtccTTAATGTATGGGGGTTGGACTATTGTAGTCCTCTATAGATTTTCTCTAACAAAGTCACTCAAGCTAAATTGGTTTTCCATAAAGTCATTATAACCAAAAACTAAAAGAGATAATTACATAAACCTCCCCTCAAGTTTGGTTATGTGATATTTGCTTCcttcatgatttataatattatgcttatctctcttattttaatatttttgtaatAATTCTTTGGGGCAATTTCAAAGACCTCTCATCAGGTTTGTCcaggggtgttcatggtccggtttgactcggtcactacaagaaaaaatatatttggcaacaattttttttttgttgtcattgattgattattgttgcaaaaagtacttttgggaacaaaaaaaaaattattgcatagacttttcccaacggctgttattgcaacaactttttttgttgttgccaaaagtactttttgcaacaataatcaatactatggcaacaaaattaaattctttggcaacaaaaaagttcatttgccaacaataaaactaagttgttgccatttctatactttcttgtagtgcgttttggttaaaaccaaacaaaCCAATTAAATCGGGTTTTTTgatattcaaaccaaaccaaaccattatagTATAAATTCAATCGGTTTCGGTTTTGTCGGGTTGGTTAGGATTTTGCGATTTTTAAGGAAGTATTTTATAATGCAAAGAAATTGATACAAGGTGcaaaaagtgaaaatgagatacAACAACTATGGTGAAAACAATATCACATTCCCTATCATTTTTCTTTAAggacttctttttttgtttaaagaCTTCAAGTTACGCACAAAGGTTTTGTTGTTAACCTTGAATTACTAGATAGTCATGAACTAGATATGACCCCAGGCTTGAGGGACTACAAATTCCAGAttggatcaaatatttaaaccTACTCCTACACTTATCCATTTTGTTTTATTCCCTCTCCCAGCAGCAGAGACATAACCGAAAATACAAGCAAATACTACACAAATTTGTCTCATCATCTCTttgtaagacaaaaaaaaaaaaaaaaactcttagcTTCATTCCCCTAAGAAAGTGGGAGAAACGGAATAAGAACACCACCCAAGAAAATGGGCTAGacaatattttaaatatatatatata is a window of Lycium ferocissimum isolate CSIRO_LF1 chromosome 12, AGI_CSIRO_Lferr_CH_V1, whole genome shotgun sequence DNA encoding:
- the LOC132039843 gene encoding L-ascorbate oxidase homolog, with product MQLKKAIAFLVSLLVVNAVAESPYRFFEWNVTYGTISPLGVPQQGILINGQFPGPDIISVTNDNVIVNVFNSLDEPFLISWNGVQNRRNSYEDGVWGTTCPIPPGKNFTYTLQMKDQIGSFYYFPSLGFHKAAGGFGSIRIFSGPFVPVPLPAYSGDFAVLIGDWYKRNHTNLRAILDRGHKLPFPDGILINGHGPNGASFTVDQGKTYRLRISNVGLENSLNFRIQGHNMTLVEVEGTHTMQETYSSLDVHVGQSYSVLITADKAPKDYYIVVSSRFTSKILTTTSVLHYSNSNSLVSDPLPSGPTIEVGWSLYQARSIRTNLTANGPRPNPQGAYHYGMINTTRTIRLATSAGLVNGEQRYAVNSVSFVPTDTPLKLADYFMIGGFHPGNIPDAPPGGGIHLDTSVLQTDYRTFIEIIFENKERIVQSWHTAGYSFWVVGMDGGRWSPAKRNQYNLRDAVSRCTTQVYPRSWTAIYIALDNVGMWNIRSEFWARRYLGQQLYMRVYTTSTSYRDELPIPVNALLCGKVADRNTSRF